Genomic window (Dehalobacter sp. 12DCB1):
ACTTCTTTGACTTTTTCAATGAATGCACTCGGACTCTGGTCAATCCCCAAATCGAAGACTTCAAATCCAGCTGCTTCAGACATGCTTCTGAAAATGTTCTTGCCAATATCGTGCAAATCGCCTTCGACTGTTCCCATTACGATCTTGCCTACTTTAGCCGAATTGTCACTGCCGATTACCGGTTTCAGGATATCGATGGACTGGGTTAAGAGTTCACCGGCAAAGATCAAATCGCCTACAAAGTACTCACCGCTTTCAAATAGTTCGCCTACTTTTGCCATCCCCTGCTGGCAGGCAGCAACGACGGACTGAGCCTCTTCTTCGGTAGGTTTCGATGCAACGAAGTCATTCAGCATACCCATCAGTTTATCTTCGTCCAGGTCACCTACGGCATCTGTTAACACTTTCAAATCGATCATTTTCATTTCCTCCTTAAAAATTAATAAAGCGAAAAATTGTATCTGCTTAATGCTAATATCTCGTTTCTATAACTGAAATGATATCCTCAGGTAACTAAGAAATATAATGATAGTAAGTTTTTCTCTCTCTGATTAATCAATTGTACTGAAATCACGATTCAAATTAAGAGTTTAGAATATCTAAATTGCATGCTTTATTTATCTATATACTTGTTTGCACTCCCCCTGTCTGGTACGTATTCTCTGAATCAATGACTCCAGTTGCAACCGCATTTCGCCACCGTTGGTGTATATCTGTATCTACAAGCTGGCGAAAAAAATTATTAGTCTCGCGAAACTTGAACGAGTCTAATCTGATTTGGTATTTGCATTTTTCCTATACACTATACATTTTACCATTAGACCGGGAGTATTCACAATAGAAAAGGTGACCATTTTGACAAAAAAACGCCAAAATTTTCAGAATAATGCATCTCTCCGTTCGGTTTGCAGATCACTGAAAGATTACTACCTACCTCACACTAAAGCTGATCTATTCTGAACAATCTGCGGGCATTTTCACTGCTCAGACGGGCTACTTCCCCGACCTCCATTCCCCTGATTGCCGCAATTTTTGCCAACACCTCACGTATATAAGCAGGCTCATTTCGTTTACCGCGGTAGGGATCAGGAGTAAGATACGGACAATCCGTCTCAATCAAGAACCTGTCTTTTGGCACCTTTTCCGCAACTTCAGGGGCATGGCGGGCATTTTTGAAAGTAAGCGGCCCCGAAAAAGACAAATAAAAACCCATAGCCAAAAGTTCTTTTGCCATTTCCCAAGAGCCCGAATAAGAATGAAAAACACCGCCGGCCTCAGGAAGATTATTTTTAATCATTTGGAGAATATCCCCATGTGCATCCCGGTTATGGATGATCACCGGTAAACCAGCTTCATTGGCCAGTTTTAATTGATGAATAAACCACTTGCGCTGGTCATCCCGGGGAGAAATGTCCCTGTAATAATCCAAACCAATTTCTCCCCAGGCAACAACTTTCGGGTTCTGCGCCAATCTGAACAACGTCTCCCAGGTTTTATCCGTACAAGTTTCAACATCGTGCGGATGAATGCCTACTGCTGCATAAATAAATGGGTATTCTTCAGCCAGCCTCACCGAATCCTGGCTCGTCTTTTCGGTAGATCCGACGTTTACAATCGTCGTTACACCAGCTGCGGTAGCTCGGGCAATGGTCTCATCCCTGTCCGGGCTAAACTGGCTGTCCTCCAGATGCGCATGCGTATCCCAAATCATTTGACCTGAGCCCCTGTCGGAAGATCTTTCTGAACAGTAAGTACTTCCAGCTCTCCATCCTGCGACGCTGCCAGAATCATTCCCTGGGACATGATTCCGCGGAGCTTGGCAGGCTTAAGATTCGCAACCAGAATGACCTTTTTGCCGACAAGCGCTTCTGGGCTGTAATGCTGGGCAATACCAGATACAATCGTTCTACGCTCCCCACCCATTTCTACTTCCAGTTTTAACAGTTTGTCGGCTTTTTCTACTTTTTCTGCCTGCAGCACTTTAACAACCCTGAAATCCATTTTGGCAAACTCTTCAATGCTGATTTCTTCCTTAAGCGGAGCCATCTCCGCCATGTGCAGCGGATTTTCCGGCTGCGAAGAACTGACTTCTAGATTTACTTCTTGTTGATGGTCTGTATTCCCCTGCACCTGTGTGCCACACCTTTCTATTTCAGAATTGACCTGCTCAAGATATGCGGAGACATCGATTCTCGGGAAAATGGCTTCTCCCTTTCGGATGGCCGTACCCGGCTGAATAACATTCCAGCTGTCTGCCTGTTCCCAGTCCTTGAAGAAATCTGTATCTCCTAGGAGGGGTTTGATTTTTCTCGGTACTCCCGGCATAAAGGGGGCGCATAAAATGCCTAGGATCCTAATGCACTCCATAAATGTATAAAGCACCGTATCCAGCCTGTCCTGATTATCCTCACTTTTCGCCAGATTCCAGGGAGCTGTCTCATCGACATATTTATTGCACCTGCTGACAAACTGCCAGATGACCTCAAGCGCAGCCGCCGTATCACAGGCCAGCATTTTTTCTTCTGTCCCTTGTTTTACCGTGCTACTTAAATCTCTGATCTCCCTCTCCAGATCGGTATTTTCTCCGGGTTCTGGGACAATTCCATTCCGGTATTTTACGACCATGGCCAAGGTGCGAGACACAAAATTTCCAAGATCATTCGCCAGATTACTGTTTAATTTTTCGACCAGATCATCCTCTGAGAAAGTACCGTCCAACCCATACTGTAGTTCTCTTAACAGAAAATACCGAATGGGATCAGCGCCATATCTCTGAATCAATTGGAACGAATCCTGAACGTTTCCTCTTGACTTGGATATTTTTCCACCTTCTTTACTTAAGAACCATCCGTGGCCAAAAACCTTCTCGGGCAAAGGAAGATCAAGCGCCATCAAAATAATTGGCCAGATAATGGTATGGAAACGGACAATATCTTTGCCAACAAGATGAACACTGGCTGGCCAGTAAGTTTTGTATTTTTCGCCGTCAGGATAGCCCAACGCAGAGATATAGTTGATCAGGGCATCGAGCCAGACATAGACCACATGTTTCGGATCAAAAGGAACCTTGATGCCCCACTGGAAGGTCGTACGCGATACACAGAGATCTTCAAGCCCGCCTTCAATAAACCGGATCATTTCATTTCTTCTCGAAGCAGGCTGAATAAAATCGGGATGGTCCTGAATATATTGCAGCAGTCTGCCACTGTATTTGGACATCCTGAAAAAGTAACTTTCTTCTTTCAGAAGTTCCACATTTCTTCCACAATCCGGATTCGGACATTTTCCGTCAACAAGTTTGTTCTCTGTCCAGAAAGTTTCACAAGGTGTACAGTACCAACCTTCGTATTCGGATTTGTAAATATCGCCCTTTTCATAAAGCCTTGTAAATATTTGCTGTACGACTTTGGCATGCCGTTCTTCTGTTGTGCGGATAAAATCATCATTGGAAATGTCAAGCAGTCTCCAGAATTCCTTAAATTTATCGACGATTCCGTCAACATATGTAAGCGGATCCATTCCGGCATTTTCAGCAGTCCGTACAATTTTTTGCGCATTCTCATCCGTCCCGGTCAAAAAATAGACATCATCGCCCTTCATTCTTCGCAGACGGGCCATCGCATCGGCAGCAATAGTCGTGTACGCAGTGCCGATATGAGGACTGGAATTAGGATAATAAATAGGTGTGGTAATATAATATTTCACAGGAATAGACCTCCTTTTATTTACGGTAGACAATTCGTTATCATCAGTAGTTTCAATGTTTACTTTGTTTGTTATTCTCTTGATAAATATAGGAAACTTCAACAAATACTGTCAAGGCCAATAAATTTATTTCGACAAACAAAATGTTATAATTTAAAAAATTGATAAATACTATATATTTTTTCTGACGAAAAAGCGTTTTTAGAACTTTTCGCCTATTGACTTTTTCAGGCATGATTGGTAACATTAGGATGATATATGTCGAAACTTGTTGAGAAAGGGGATGAAAATTATGAAATCCACAGGAATTGTGAGAAAAGTTGATGAATTGGGTCGGGTCGTATTACCAATCGAACTTCGCAGAACATTAGGAATTGATGAAAGAGACGCTTTGGAAATATATGTTGACGAAGAAAAAATCATACTTAAAAAGTATGAGCCAGCTTGCGTCTTCTGTGGCAATGCTTCCAATGTTCAAGTATTCCGCGGGAAGAATGTGTGTCGTGAATGTGCCGCGGCAATGGGGGAAGCTGCTGCTTCAGAAAATAAAGCCGGTTGAAAATCTGACTTTCCGGACAGGAGGTAAATGGTTACTTCCTGTTTTTTTTGTTCGTTTTGTCACTTCTGTTCCAGAAAAGCCTTATAGATCATACTTTTACTCATACCATATTTTTTAGCAACCATTTTCATTGCTTCCTTGCGATCTCTGCCGCCTTTTTCAATTTCTCGAAGGTCCTCCATCCAGCGGGAAGGGTCTCCGGGATCAATGTTTTTTTCTGCAGGCGCTAGAATGATACAGCATTCACCTTTTACCGGTGCAAGCCGAAATTCCTGCAAGAGCTCACTTGTGAGACCCCGGTGTACCGTTTGGTGCAGTTTAGTCAGTTCCCTGGTTACCGCAGTCTGACGGTCCCCAAGAATCTCTAGAATGTCCTCCAGTGTTGCTTTGATCCGGTGTGGTGCCTCATAGAGAATAATGGTGTAAGGGATTTCGGTCATTTCTCTCAGAATTTTCTTACGCTCTGTTTTTGTTGAAGGTAAAAATCCCAGAAAGAGAAAATTCTCCGCCGGCATCCCCGACAGAACAAGTGCTGTTAAAGCGGCGTTGGCACCAGGTAAAACGTCAACACAGATTTTTTCTTCCTGACAGCAGGTGATAAGTATATGACCAGGATCAGATATCCCGGGCATTCCCGCATCAGAGACCAATGCACAGCTTTTTCCTTCTTTTAAGAAGTGAACAATCTCCTCGGCACGCGATTTCTCATTATGGTCATGATAACTTAAAAGAGGGGTCTTAATGTGATAATGATCGAGAAGTTTTTTTGTGTGCCTTGTATCTTCAGCAGCTATAAAATCGACTGCTTTCAGTGTTTCGAGCACCCGAAGCGTAATATCTCTTAAATTGCCGATTGGAGTGGCACAGACATACAAAATCCCTGTTTGCGGCATAATATCCTCCGGTCGTCAGTCTTTACGAAGAAAAGCATTGCAGAAAAGACAGCTTCCTTCGACAGGTTCGCCAAAATAAATATGGCAGACATGAAAACCTTCCTGATAGAGCTTTTCAAGGTTTTCCTGTGCTTCCTTTTGAATTTTGGCTGCATTTTTTTGTACTCTGACCGTATCTGCCTCTGAAACGGCACAAAGCTGCCTTTTCAGTTTGACATTTTCTTCTTCCAGATACTCAACATATTGCCTAAGGCTTTTAACTTCACTTAAAAGCCTTGAGATATTTTCTTCAACTTCAGTAATTGCCTGATATAGCTGGCCCAACTCTATTCCTCCGCTTCTTCGGCAACGAGTTTGCGCAATTCTTCCTGGCTCTCCTTATCATATGCCTCAGAGAAAATTTGATTCTCTTTGGGTCCCTTATTTAATGTGTTGTGGCATTCATAGCAACCATTCTCATATTTAAGACAGCACATCAACCTTCCACAAATACCGGAAATTTTTGTCGGGTTAAGCGAAAGATTCTGATCTTTGGCCATCCGGATCGATACCGGTTCGAAATCTCCCAGGAAAGAGCTGCAGCACAGCTCCCTGCCACAGGAACCAAGTCCGCCAAGCATTTTCGCCTCATCCCGCACCCCGATCTGTCGGAGTTCTATGCGAGTACGGAATACGGAGGCCAGATCTTTTACCAGCTCCCTGAAATCCACCCGGCCTTCGGCTGTAAAAGAAAAAATAATCTTATTGCCGTCAAAAGTATATTCTACATCAATCAGTTTCATCGGAAGCTGATGGGCATGAATTTTTTTGAGGCATATCTGAAAAGCCTCTTTTTCTTTCTTCTCATTGTTTTGATAGATTTCTTCATCTTCGGGTGTTGCTAAGCGCAGCACCTCTTTGAGTGGCGATACCACTTCCTCTTCAGAAATTTCTTTCAACGGAATGACCGCTTTACCGTATTCCATTCCCCGTACCGTCTCCACAATAACACCGTCGTTCGGCTTTATATTGAGACTGCCGGGGAGAAAATAATAAATCTTGCCGGCTTTCTTGAAACGAATACCAACAACTTTAGCCAATATCGGTTCCTCCCAATTTCAATTGTTTTAGGGCCAGTACTTCCAGTGCCAGCCTGTGATTAACCTGTCTGCGGACGGCTTCTGTCATTTGTGTAATTTCTTTGAGAACCTGAGGTGACTGCTGCCCTTTAACCACCATTTCTTTCAGGACAATAGCCAGGACCTGCAGTAGAAGCTGGCCTTCTTCTCTTTCCATCGGAAAAAGCGCAAACATTTTCAGGAAATCTTTTTTTTCAATAGCCTCCAGATAGTTTCCCGTCAGACTCTTGATCCTGTTCAGACCGTCTTCCTGGATTTTCCTTGCCAAATCTGGATCTCCGCCGCTAAGCCGAAAAGCATCCGTCCCCTCCAGCCAATTGCTTTCTACCGGTGAAGAAAAGTAGACTTCCTGAGCACGGCTCCTTAAGGTATTTATAACTCCCTCGGCATTTCCTGTACTTAAGACAATCAACGTATCATCCGGTGGCTCCTCGGCTAGTTTAAGCAGCGCATTCGCAGCAGGGAGTGTAAGCTTGTCTGCCTGGTCAATCAGACATATCCGGAATTTTCCTTCATAAGTCTTTCGATAAAGTTTTTCCTGTATCTGAAAAATCAGTTCGATGCCAATCGATGTTTTTTGAGGCCTGATAATATAAAAATCAGGGTGATTGCCGGATAACATTTTTCGGCAATCCGGACACTCCCTGCAGGGTTTATTTTCTTTTCTACAGTTTAACATGAGAGCAAGATCTCGAACAGCCCTTTCTCTTTCAATTGTTCCACTACCGTGAAATAAGAGAAAATGAGCCATTCTTCCTTCTAGCGCTGCTTTTGTTAATAATGTATAATTGATCCCCATGATTCTATCCACCTTAAATATTCACTGCGAGAATTTCTCCGCGTTCCAAACCATCCCATCCCTGCCAGTTATATCCCCGGGCCCTGTCCAGATATTCCAGCACAAAAGAGGTAATCTCCTCTCCTGCCGCAATAATCGGGATACCCGGTGGATAAATAGAAATTGTTTCTGCAGAAATCAAACCCAGGGCATCCTTTAGTTTTACTGATCTTTTCGCTGCCAGCCATGCCTCCCTCGGCGTCAAATGCATTGGAGGGATAAGCAGGGCAACGTCTGATCCGGCAGAATTCAGAGATTGATCCGTTCTACGCTCCTTTTGCTGTCCTGCCGGCGGACGGTACTTGTCCACCAGGTATTCCAGCGCCCTAGTCAAGTGACGTACATCCTCAGGCCTGCTACCTACGCCAAGCATAAAAAGGATATTTTCTTTGTCCCATAATTCAGGCTCAATCTGGAATACCTTTCTTAGAAAATCTACGGCTTCAAACGCAGTCAAGCCCAAACCCGAAACATTGATCAGAATTTTGGACCAATCAACATCATAAATGCCATATTTCCCGGAGTCCTTACCTGTAAGTATCCGAAAAGATTCCTCCAGTTTTTGGTGCAGCAGACATACTTCTACGTAAAGATCCTGCCATATTTGTGTCTGTGTTAATCCTTCAAGCGCGGTTTCCAGAGAAGCCATTAGAAGATAGCTCGGACTGGAAGTCTGCAGAAATTCCAATGATTTTTTGAGGGCCGTACGGTTAACTCTGCTGCCCTGTACATGGAGCATTCCGGCCTGAGTAAGCGCCGCGAGGGTTTTATGAGAACTATGGAGCACCAGGTCCGCTCCTTCGGCTACAGCGCCGGCAGGGAATAGTCCTCCCTGCAAATGGGAACCATGAGCCTGATCCACCAAGATCGGAATTAAGGGAGCATTCCTGTCCCTTTGCTTGATGATTGTTTTGAGATCTGTGACTGTTCCGTAATAACTTGGGCTCGTCAGATGCAATGCCCCGATTCCTGCCAAATTTCCGGAATATTCTGCCGCATTCATTCCTAGCGCCAGATGAAAATCCGGATGGATAATCGGAGCAATATATTCGGGAGAAATCCCCGACACGATCAAGGCACCAAAAACAGACCGATGCGCCCTGCGGTCAATTCGGACCTTTCTGTCTGTCCGTAGAATTCCGGCCATTAGTGCTGCAAACATCGCCTGATTGCCTGCAGTACCTCCGTTAATCAGAAAAAAGGTCTCTTCCGATCCATAAGCTTCCGCAGCTCTTTTCTGTGCTTCAGCAATAATCCCATGTGGATGGTGGAGCATATCCAACTCTGGAAGTTCCGTCAAATCATAATCCGGGAACATCATTCCAGACAGTAGTTCCTTACTTCCTTTATGACCAGGCGTATGAAACGAAACCATACGCTGCCCACAGTAGTCATCAAGTCCTTTTTTCAGTGAATCCACCGGGTTCCTCCCCACAATAGGTATCATTTTATTTTAGCATATTTCCGCTTGTATTTCACCTTTGTTTTAGCGATTTGACTGTCCACATATGTAATCCGCAGATTGTCCGTATAGGACTTTCCGTATAAGCAGTAAATTCTCCTGATACTTTGGAGTCCGTACATCCGCAGTCATAATTTGTTCTTCACAAGCTGAGCAAATAAACTTTCCGGCAAGACGAAACCCGTCATACAGACCATTTAAGGGAGTATTCCGGCACAGTGAACAACGTGGATAAATATTATGCATTTGAAATTCATTCCTTTCAGTTAACCAGAATACTTACTGTTCATAGTATATTCTTCCCTTAAAAAAGGGTTATTAGTACCTTTTGCCGGATATGGAAAACTAAAAAAGAAGCTGCTGCAGGCAAATGTTCAATCATCCGCCTGCAGCAGCTTGTGTCTGTTCTCCAATGTTGCAGTGTTAGTTCCAATCCTGATCATTCAGGCGTTTGTAAGATTTGTAGCGTTCTCCAGCAAATTTTTCGGCTCCTTTAAAGAGGTCTTCCGCCGTATCCGGGAAAGTACGAAGCAAGGAGCTGTATCTTACTTCAGACATGATAAAATCTCTGAAGGACGCCGATGGCTCTTTCGAATCGAGGGTAAATGGTTTTTCTCCTTTTTCGAAAAGATCCGGATTATAACGGTACAGATGCCAATACCCGGCTTCAACAGCTTTCTTGGCCTGTGTGACACTTGTCGCCATACCGGAACGAATGCCATGGTTGATACAGGGTGCATACGCAATAACCAGAGAAGGTCCTTTGTACGCCTCTGCCTCCTGAATGGCCTTTAAAGTCTGAGTCATATTGGATCCCAGAGCAACCTGGGCAACGTAAACGTAGCCGTAGCTCATGGCCATCATGCCAAGGTCCTTTTTGCGGATTTTCTTGCCGGCTGCAGCAAATTTAGCAATGGCAGCACGCGGTGTTGCCTTGGAAGCCTGACCGCCTGTATTCGAATAGACTTCTGTGTCCAGAACCAGAATATTCACATCATCGCCTGAAGCTAGGACATGATCCAGTCCGCCGTACCCAATATCATACGCCCAGCCGTCTCCGCCGATGATCCACTGTGATTTTTTGACCAAGTGATCTTTCTTCTCCCAAATCTTTTGCAGAAGTTCATTGGACTTCACATCGACGGAAGCAAAAGCGGCTAACACTTTTTTGGCAGCGGCCTTGGAGGTATCTCCATTATTCATATTCTCTATCCATTCCTGGAAAGCTGCTTTCATTTCCGCAGGAATATCCAGACTTAGGGCCTGCTTCATTTCGTCGGCCATTCTGCTGCGCATCTGCTGAACACCAAGATACATACCATACCCGTATTCAGCATTGTCTTCAAACAAGGAGTTGGCCCAGGTAGGCCCTTTACCTTCTTTGTTGGTGGTATATGGAATGGAAGGAGCACTGCCACCCCAGATCGACGTACAGCCTGTGGCATTAGCAACCATCATCCGGTCCCCAAACAGCTGGGTTAAGAGTTTTACATAGGCAGTCTCTCCGCAGCCGGGGCAAGCACCGCTGAATTCAAGCAGCGGTTTAATAAACTGGCTGTTTTTCACAGAATACTTATTGCTGATTTTGTTTTCTTTATCACTTAAAGTCACCGCATACTCCCAGAGAGGCGCCTGAATCGCGGTCATCTCTTCGACCTCTTTCATAACCAGCGCTTTTTCCTTTGCCGGACAAATATCCGCGCAGTTGCCGCAGCCTGTGCAGTCGAGTGGGCTGACCTGTATACGGTACTGGAGTCCAGCAAGATCTTTGCCGGCAGCCTTGACTGCAGCAAAAGCTTCTGGGGCCTGAGCCGCTTCCTGCTCATCCATCAGGAAAGGCCGAATGGCGCTATGCGGACATACATAAGAGCACTGGTTGCATTGCGTGCAGTTCTCTTTGATCCATTCAGGAATCGCAGTGCCAATCCCGCGTTTCTCGTAAGCTGAGGTACCTAAAGGGAACGTGCCATCTTCACGGCCTAAAAATGCACTTACTGGAAGTTTGTCGCCTTCCTGAGCGGCCATAACACGCGCAACATCTTTAATAAAAGTAGGATCGTTATCATTGCCAAGGAAAATGCCCTTCTTGGCATCGGCCTCAGCCCAAGATGCGGGAACTTCAACTTTGACAAGCGCGTCACATCCAGCGTCAATTGCTTTGTTGTTCATGTCAACAATTTCTTGTCCCTTTTTGCCATAGGCTTTGATAACCGAATCTTTCAAGTACTGAAGCGCATCCTCCAGCGGAATGACTTTGGCCAGCTTGAAGAAGGCCGACTGCATAATCATATTGATCCTGCTGCCGAGTCCAATTTCTCTGGCAATCTTGCCGGCGTCAATAATATAGAACTTGGCATTCTTGTCTGCAATGGCTTTTTTTAGCGCATCAGGAAGCTTTTCATCCAGTTCTTCGACCGGCCACTGACAGTTTAGTACGAACGTGCCGCCAGGTTTCAGTCCTTTCAGAAGATGATATTTATCCACATAGGACTGGTTATGGCAGGCAATGTAGTTCGCGGTATTGACAAGGTAAGGCGCTTTAATCGGGGTTTTGCCAAATCTCAGATGCGATACGGTCGTACCTCCTGATTTCTTGCTGTCATAGGCGAAATAAGCCTGCGCGTAGAGATTCGTGAAATCTCCGATAATTTTAATCGCCTGCTTATTAGCACCGACGGTTCCATCCGCACCAAGTCCCCAGAACTGGCAGCTAATGGTTCCTTCCGGGGTTGTATCAATAAATTGCTTCTCTTCTAAAGAAGTAAACGTAACATCGTCAATAATTCCAATGGTGAAACCATGCTTAGGGCTTTCTGCTTTCAGATTTTCAAATACGGCAAGAATTTGAGAAGGGGTGGTATCCTTTGAACCTAGACCATAGCGTCCACCGACAATGACCGGCTTTTCCGTCTGTTTGGAAAAAACATCCGCAACGTCAAGGTATAAAGGCTCGCCAAGGGAACCCGGCTCTTTAGTACGTTCCAATACAGCTATTTTCTTGACTGTCTTGGGCAAAGCTGCAATAAAGTGTTCCGCGGAAAAAGGCCTGAACAGACGAACCCTTAGTACACCTACTTTTTCGCCCTTGGCTGCGAGGTAATCAATCGTTTCACTGATCGTATCTCCGACAGAACCCATAACAATAATAACCCGCTCAGCATCCGGAGCTCCATAATACTGAAAAAGCTTATATTCACGCCCTGTAAGATCCTTGTATTTTTGCATATATTCTTCGACAATCCCAGGGACCGCCTGATAAAAACGATTACTGGCTTCGCGGGCCTGAAAGTAGATATCGGGATTCTGGGCGGTCCCTCTGAGACAGGGATGTTCAGGATTCAAGGCATTGTCTCTAAACTGTTTCAATGCTTCCCAATCAAGCAATGTTCCTACTTCTTCATACTCCGGTACGTTGATCTTGGAAATTTCATGAGAAGTCCTGAAGCCGTCAAAGAAATGAAGGAACGGCACTCTGGCTTTTATGGCAGAGAGGTGAGCGATGTAAGCAAGATCCATGGCTTCCTGTACACTTCCGGAACTTAACATCGCAAAGCCGGTCATCCGGACAGACATGACATCCTGATGATCGCCAAAGATGGACAAGGCATGTGCCGCAAGTGCTCTGGCACTGACATGAAAGACACCGGGCAGCTGCTCACCGGAGACTTTATACATATTAGGAATCATCAGAAGCAGCCCTTGAGAAGCCGTATACGTCGTAGTAAGGACTCCAGCCTGCAGCGAACCATGAAAAGCACCGGCGGCTCCGCCTTCTGATTGCATCTCAACTACCTTCATCGGTTGGCCAAAAATATTTTTGCGGCCATACGCAGCCCATTCATCAACAAGCTCTGCCATGTCGGATGAAGGGGTAATCGGGAAAATAGTAGCTACTTCGGAAAACGCATATGAAGCATGCGCAGCAGCTTCGTTCCCTGACATTGTTTTCATTTTCGACATTTGTTTCTCCTCCTCGATCTTCTTGTTTGTTTTTCTTTCGTTAGAGATAACCCCTATCCGACGGACTAAATAAAAGAAACTAAAAAAATAACATTAACGGATTGAAAATGTTGCTTCGGCCAGTAGTATGCGATTGGGTAAACTACCTGGATTAGGCTACAAATACAGGGAACTATTATTTTATGATAGTCCCCTGCCATTTTAGTATACTTTTTATTTCTTCCATTCGTCAAGCTTCATTTTCTTGCAAAAGAGCTTATTTTAAAAAAATACTGTATTCAATCTGACAATTTATATTCCTATTAATTGCAGAACAGCAAGCACAATTACCCCAGGAAATCCAAGTATCGCAAC
Coding sequences:
- a CDS encoding TatD family hydrolase, translated to MIWDTHAHLEDSQFSPDRDETIARATAAGVTTIVNVGSTEKTSQDSVRLAEEYPFIYAAVGIHPHDVETCTDKTWETLFRLAQNPKVVAWGEIGLDYYRDISPRDDQRKWFIHQLKLANEAGLPVIIHNRDAHGDILQMIKNNLPEAGGVFHSYSGSWEMAKELLAMGFYLSFSGPLTFKNARHAPEVAEKVPKDRFLIETDCPYLTPDPYRGKRNEPAYIREVLAKIAAIRGMEVGEVARLSSENARRLFRIDQL
- the metG gene encoding methionine--tRNA ligase, with translation MKYYITTPIYYPNSSPHIGTAYTTIAADAMARLRRMKGDDVYFLTGTDENAQKIVRTAENAGMDPLTYVDGIVDKFKEFWRLLDISNDDFIRTTEERHAKVVQQIFTRLYEKGDIYKSEYEGWYCTPCETFWTENKLVDGKCPNPDCGRNVELLKEESYFFRMSKYSGRLLQYIQDHPDFIQPASRRNEMIRFIEGGLEDLCVSRTTFQWGIKVPFDPKHVVYVWLDALINYISALGYPDGEKYKTYWPASVHLVGKDIVRFHTIIWPIILMALDLPLPEKVFGHGWFLSKEGGKISKSRGNVQDSFQLIQRYGADPIRYFLLRELQYGLDGTFSEDDLVEKLNSNLANDLGNFVSRTLAMVVKYRNGIVPEPGENTDLEREIRDLSSTVKQGTEEKMLACDTAAALEVIWQFVSRCNKYVDETAPWNLAKSEDNQDRLDTVLYTFMECIRILGILCAPFMPGVPRKIKPLLGDTDFFKDWEQADSWNVIQPGTAIRKGEAIFPRIDVSAYLEQVNSEIERCGTQVQGNTDHQQEVNLEVSSSQPENPLHMAEMAPLKEEISIEEFAKMDFRVVKVLQAEKVEKADKLLKLEVEMGGERRTIVSGIAQHYSPEALVGKKVILVANLKPAKLRGIMSQGMILAASQDGELEVLTVQKDLPTGAQVK
- a CDS encoding stage 0 sporulation family protein codes for the protein MAKVVGIRFKKAGKIYYFLPGSLNIKPNDGVIVETVRGMEYGKAVIPLKEISEEEVVSPLKEVLRLATPEDEEIYQNNEKKEKEAFQICLKKIHAHQLPMKLIDVEYTFDGNKIIFSFTAEGRVDFRELVKDLASVFRTRIELRQIGVRDEAKMLGGLGSCGRELCCSSFLGDFEPVSIRMAKDQNLSLNPTKISGICGRLMCCLKYENGCYECHNTLNKGPKENQIFSEAYDKESQEELRKLVAEEAEE
- a CDS encoding AbrB/MazE/SpoVT family DNA-binding domain-containing protein; amino-acid sequence: MKSTGIVRKVDELGRVVLPIELRRTLGIDERDALEIYVDEEKIILKKYEPACVFCGNASNVQVFRGKNVCRECAAAMGEAAASENKAG
- a CDS encoding DNA polymerase III subunit delta'; translation: MGINYTLLTKAALEGRMAHFLLFHGSGTIERERAVRDLALMLNCRKENKPCRECPDCRKMLSGNHPDFYIIRPQKTSIGIELIFQIQEKLYRKTYEGKFRICLIDQADKLTLPAANALLKLAEEPPDDTLIVLSTGNAEGVINTLRSRAQEVYFSSPVESNWLEGTDAFRLSGGDPDLARKIQEDGLNRIKSLTGNYLEAIEKKDFLKMFALFPMEREEGQLLLQVLAIVLKEMVVKGQQSPQVLKEITQMTEAVRRQVNHRLALEVLALKQLKLGGTDIG
- a CDS encoding initiation control protein YabA; amino-acid sequence: MGQLYQAITEVEENISRLLSEVKSLRQYVEYLEEENVKLKRQLCAVSEADTVRVQKNAAKIQKEAQENLEKLYQEGFHVCHIYFGEPVEGSCLFCNAFLRKD
- a CDS encoding cobalamin-dependent protein (Presence of a B(12) (cobalamin)-binding domain implies dependence on cobalamin itself, in one of its several forms, or in some unusual lineages, dependence on a cobalamin-like analog.), which gives rise to MIDLKVLTDAVGDLDEDKLMGMLNDFVASKPTEEEAQSVVAACQQGMAKVGELFESGEYFVGDLIFAGELLTQSIDILKPVIGSDNSAKVGKIVMGTVEGDLHDIGKNIFRSMSEAAGFEVFDLGIDQSPSAFIEKVKEVQPDIVGMSGVLTLALEAMKKTVDELKAAGVRDSLKIIIGGNPVTEEASRQIGADAFTTNAAEGVKICQNWVK
- the rsmI gene encoding 16S rRNA (cytidine(1402)-2'-O)-methyltransferase: MPQTGILYVCATPIGNLRDITLRVLETLKAVDFIAAEDTRHTKKLLDHYHIKTPLLSYHDHNEKSRAEEIVHFLKEGKSCALVSDAGMPGISDPGHILITCCQEEKICVDVLPGANAALTALVLSGMPAENFLFLGFLPSTKTERKKILREMTEIPYTIILYEAPHRIKATLEDILEILGDRQTAVTRELTKLHQTVHRGLTSELLQEFRLAPVKGECCIILAPAEKNIDPGDPSRWMEDLREIEKGGRDRKEAMKMVAKKYGMSKSMIYKAFLEQK